From Tiliqua scincoides isolate rTilSci1 chromosome 2, rTilSci1.hap2, whole genome shotgun sequence, the proteins below share one genomic window:
- the ZNF653 gene encoding zinc finger protein 653, whose translation MSDSERGAAPDEEEDGGEPEEEGEEEEKDEETAAGGDAEAPLAPGGRRARGGRRARGRPRLTESDRARRRLESRKKYDVRRVYLGESHGPWVDLRQRSGWSDAKLAAYLLELEREQRAGRRGKPWEQMPYEPQQKKRRRRNVNCLKNTVIWYEDHKNRCPYEPHLSELDPTFGMYTTAVWQCEAGHRYFQDLHSPLKPLSDSENECDNVANGTGDGTSESSNGNSNSESEEQPDSQKANSQAQQPPADAEGESASGLITQDGIHIPFEHHIENLTAEQGAGMCHNPSLSGPETMETVVCVPVPMQMSSGHGTLFEHVTQETLGEVVASCPVQGVMQGSQVIIIAGPGYDALTAEGIQLNVTSTGGEELPCAMIEGVAAYTQAEPENEQPSSMDSMEYIKTKKENEELFELKKEDLQPPTETPCEPEPAHESGGLEPEPGPEEESDGNNMSSIIYEIPKEPEKRRRSKRGRVMDADGMLEMFHCPYEGCTQVYVALSSFQNHVNLVHRKGKTKVCPHPGCGKKFYLSNHLRRHMIIHSGVREFTCETCGKSFKRKNHLEVHRRTHTGETPLQCEICGYQCRQRASLNWHMKKHTSEVQYNFTCEHCGKRFEKLDSVKFHKLKSHPDHKAA comes from the exons ATGAGCGACTCGGAGCGTGGCGCGGCCCCCGACGAGGAAGAGGACGGCGGGGAGcctgaggaggaaggggaggaagaggagaaggatgaAGAGACCGCCGCCGGGGGGGATGCGGAGGCTCCGCTGGCCCCGGGAGGGCGCAGGGCCCGGGGAGGGCGCAGGGCCCGCGGCAGGCCGCGTCTCACCGAGTCCGACCGGGCCCGGCGCCGCCTGGAGTCCCGCAAGAAGTACGACGTGCGGCGGGTCTACCTGGGCGAGTCTCACGGCCCCTGGGTGGACCTGAGGCAGCGGAGCGGCTGGAGCGACGCCAAGCTGGCGGCCTACCTGCTGGAGTTGGAGCGGGAGCAGCGCGCTGGGCGCCGCGG GAAGCCATGGGAGCAGATGCCTTATGAGCCGCAGCAGAAGAAGA GAAGAAGGCGGAATGTGAACTGCCTGAAGAATACGGTGATCTGGTATGAAGACCACAAGAACCGTTGCCCCTATGAACCTCACCTCTCAGAGCTGGACCCCACCTTTGGGATGTACACCACAGCTGTGTGGCAATGTGAAGCAGGGCACCGCTATTTTCAGGACTTACACTCCCCTCTTAAGCCACTCAGTGACTCTGAAAATGAGTGTGACAATG TTGCCAATGGTACAGGGGATGGCACCTCAGAGTCCTCTAATGGGAACTCTAACTCTGAGTCGGAAGAACAACCGGACAGCCAGAAAGCCAATTCCCAGGCACAGCAACCACCAGCAGATGCAGAAGGCGAGAGTGCTAGTGGGCTCATCACTCAGGATGGCATCCACATTCCATTTGAACATCATATTGAAAACCTGACGGCAGAGCAGGGCGCAGGCATGTGCCACAATCCATCCCTCAGTGGTCCAGAGACCATGGAGACTGTGGTGTGTGTGCCAGTGCCCATGCAGATGAGTTCAGGACATGGGACTCTGTTTGAGCATGTGACACAAGAGACACTTGGTGAAGTGGTGGCCAGCTGTCCTGTGCAGGGTGTGATGCAAGGTTCCCAGGTGATCATCATTGCTGGGCCGGGCTATGATGCCCTCACAGCTGAGGGAATCCAGCTGAATGTCACCAGcacaggaggggaggaactgcccTGTGCCATGATTGAGGGTGTGGCAGCTTACACTCAGGCAGAGCCTGAGAATGAACAGCCCAGTAGCATGGACAGCATGGAGTACATCAAGACCAAAAAAG AAAATGAAGAGCTTTTTGAGCTCAAAAAAGAAGACCTGCAGCCCCCAACAGAGACTCCCTGTGAGCCAGAGCCAGCCCATGAGAGTGGGGGGCTGGAACCAGAGCCTGGACCTGAGGAGGAGTCAGATGGCAACAACATGTCGTCCATTATCTACGAGATTCCAAAGGAACCTGAAAA GAGGAGGCGGAGCAAACGAGGCCGCGTGATGGATGCAGATGGCATGTTAGAGATGTTCCACTGTCCCTATGAAGGATGCACCCAAGTCTATGTAGCACTTAGCAGTTTTCAG AATCATGTTAACCTGGTTCATCGGAAAGGAAAGACAAAGGTGTGCCCCCACCCTggctgtggcaagaagttctacCTGTCCAACCATCTCCGAAGGCACATGATAATCCACTCAG GAGTTCGTGAGTTTACCTGTGAGACCTGCGGGAAATCCTTCAAACGGAAGAATCACCTAGAAGTCCACCGCCGAACACACACAGGAGAGACGCCTCTTCA GTGTGAGATCTGTGGCTACCAGTGCCGGCAGCGGGCCTCTCTCAACTGGCATATGAAGAAGCATACTTCAGAAGTCCAGTATAACTTCACTTGTGAGCACTGTGGCAAGCGCTTCGAGAAACTGGACAGTGTCAAGTTCCACAAGCTCAAGAGCCACCCGGATCACAAAGCAGCCTGA